A section of the Candidatus Nitrosacidococcus sp. I8 genome encodes:
- a CDS encoding glycosyltransferase, with amino-acid sequence MKITQIMLTQGFGGAERYFLDLSLALADLDYQIQVICHPKFQYKAKLENHPNITLSPVRGYGTWDPWAGHNIKKQLQEFQPQVVHTHLSRGAWLGGKSAAKLNIPTLASIHNYIKLKRYQYIDIFIPSTLDEKTFLINQGIPPSNIEHIPHFSRLSPVVQPRTLPNDPVFIALGRLVKKKGMDVLLQAFAHYLQQGGKGILKIGGDGAEAKTLLDLSHQLNIMDKVTFCGWVDDVAKFLKQGDIFILPSFDEPFGIVVLEAMALGLPIITTQTQGPLEILSAESAYFVPIQDQVALAEAMKEATHNPECTYQKAAASLNLYKTQYTFAALAPQMQALYQRAVNLT; translated from the coding sequence ATGAAAATTACTCAAATCATGCTTACTCAAGGATTTGGTGGTGCAGAGCGTTATTTTTTAGATTTATCCTTAGCTTTAGCAGATCTGGATTATCAAATCCAAGTCATTTGCCACCCCAAGTTTCAATATAAAGCTAAATTAGAAAATCACCCTAATATTACCCTTAGCCCTGTACGAGGGTATGGTACTTGGGATCCCTGGGCAGGTCATAACATAAAAAAACAACTTCAAGAATTCCAGCCTCAAGTAGTACATACCCATTTATCCCGAGGCGCTTGGCTAGGTGGGAAATCCGCTGCAAAATTAAATATCCCCACCCTTGCCAGTATCCATAACTATATAAAGCTTAAACGGTATCAATATATTGATATTTTTATTCCCTCTACTTTAGATGAAAAAACATTTCTAATAAATCAAGGAATCCCCCCTAGCAATATTGAACATATTCCCCATTTTTCTCGATTATCTCCAGTAGTCCAGCCACGCACCTTACCCAATGATCCTGTATTTATTGCTTTAGGTCGATTGGTGAAGAAAAAAGGGATGGATGTATTGCTCCAAGCCTTTGCCCATTATCTGCAACAAGGAGGAAAAGGAATTCTTAAAATCGGTGGCGATGGAGCAGAAGCAAAAACATTGTTAGATCTATCTCATCAACTCAATATAATGGATAAAGTAACATTTTGTGGCTGGGTAGATGATGTGGCTAAATTTTTAAAGCAAGGAGATATATTTATCTTGCCTTCTTTTGATGAACCTTTTGGGATTGTGGTATTAGAAGCTATGGCACTAGGGTTGCCCATTATCACCACCCAAACTCAAGGACCTTTAGAGATTCTAAGTGCAGAGTCAGCTTACTTTGTTCCTATTCAAGATCAGGTAGCACTCGCTGAAGCGATGAAAGAGGCAACCCATAATCCAGAGTGTACTTATCAAAAAGCAGCAGCTAGCTTAAACTTATATAAAACCCAATATACTTTTGCAGCCCTCGCTCCTCAAATGCAAGCCCTTTACCAAAGGGCAGTAAATCTAACTTAA
- a CDS encoding glycosyltransferase family 9 protein, which produces MRVLIIKLGALGDVIIAMPHIQQIIQHYPEDEVWLLTAPEYGSLFSEFAHLKVQTFPRKGLRSVADPIRWVRSKTFQVVIDLQGSDRSKMMVSLSGANKKAGLGPGFPYTHFPENKGIIDGEVHSFHRLNRLLESANIPIALDGPHLQGSSADRQQVTEWLKQQGIFEQKIVLIHAGSSTRWESKRWTTNHFVTLGTILAEQYGLAVIWLGGKEDAEINQKLVQFAGTDATGLFSLLELAELAHHAYFAITTDSAPMHIIAATGTPVYALFGPTDWQRSYAVGQKDRVLTHHVECSPCFIPQCPPERGHKCLVDLKPEMVLAQLKQDGFLS; this is translated from the coding sequence ATGCGGGTACTCATTATTAAGCTGGGGGCTTTGGGGGATGTGATTATTGCCATGCCCCATATTCAGCAAATTATTCAACACTATCCTGAGGATGAAGTGTGGCTACTGACAGCCCCAGAATATGGATCCTTATTTTCAGAATTTGCTCATCTCAAGGTGCAAACTTTTCCTCGCAAAGGGTTACGATCGGTGGCTGATCCTATCCGTTGGGTACGGAGTAAAACCTTTCAGGTGGTGATAGATTTACAGGGTAGCGATCGAAGCAAAATGATGGTTTCCCTTTCTGGTGCTAACAAAAAAGCGGGGCTAGGTCCCGGATTTCCTTACACCCACTTTCCAGAAAATAAAGGGATTATTGATGGGGAAGTCCATAGCTTTCATCGATTAAACCGCTTGTTGGAATCGGCAAATATTCCTATTGCACTGGATGGTCCTCATTTGCAAGGTAGCAGTGCAGATCGGCAGCAAGTGACTGAATGGTTAAAACAGCAAGGAATTTTTGAGCAAAAAATAGTACTCATTCATGCTGGATCTAGTACTCGTTGGGAAAGCAAACGGTGGACCACTAACCATTTTGTTACCTTAGGCACTATTTTAGCGGAACAATATGGACTGGCAGTCATTTGGCTGGGAGGTAAGGAAGATGCCGAAATTAACCAAAAGCTAGTGCAATTTGCAGGCACTGATGCTACTGGATTATTTTCTTTACTAGAGTTAGCAGAGTTGGCACATCATGCTTATTTTGCCATCACTACCGATTCGGCTCCTATGCACATTATTGCAGCCACGGGAACCCCAGTTTATGCTTTGTTTGGTCCTACAGATTGGCAACGAAGCTACGCCGTGGGGCAAAAAGATCGAGTCCTAACTCATCATGTAGAATGCAGTCCTTGTTTTATTCCCCAATGTCCCCCAGAACGAGGGCATAAATGTTTAGTGGATCTAAAGCCAGAAATGGTGCTGGCTCAATTAAAGCAAGATGGCTTTTTAAGTTAG